A window from Podospora bellae-mahoneyi strain CBS 112042 chromosome 1 map unlocalized CBS112042p_1, whole genome shotgun sequence encodes these proteins:
- a CDS encoding uncharacterized protein (EggNog:ENOG503P61T; COG:S): MAPGSRSSSRLSQPLPMIIEDVVHSTTPPPGVPPKSPRRPPVSRSNSQGSSVHGSHRSRTPPPFGAVSGGVDRPASGTAKMKVTQREVVGGGGRDQGPVARKGWYRKMFGVLLVVGVIVGLSVGLTIGLRKRNQTSQSDSPSPTNLFPSGSYTFTTALLTNTSTACLTFPSLATAWQCYTSPEQQPQPRLLSTAIFRWTITPSPRSGYTISSTPFHTTGPQFQNLTLTHLDINQYNERFVFSLIYPKPVTLSIPTNGTEGGGEERIQCWFNTTVLSAAIYTRQRASWPEDLGEVILTEITGRAGKEGEERVWPFLVEVGEVQQGGEDGEGGVVPDCYRDVRGVDLGGLFGGNDNGTAGGIDGAEGECGCWYKNFELDGLRRNGTVVERLRRGR; this comes from the exons ATGGCGCCCGGGAGTCGGTCCTCGTCGCGGCTATCGCAGCCGTTGCCGATGATTATCGAGGATGTGGTGCACTCTAccacgccgccgccgggggtGCCGCCCAAGTCGCCGCGACGACCGCCGGTTTCGAGGTCGAATTCGCAGGGGAGTAGTGTGCACGGTAGTCATCGGTCGaggacgccgccgccttTTGGGGCAGTTTCGGGAGGGGTGGATAGGCCGGCGTCGGGGACGGCAAAGATGAAGGTTACGCagcgggaggtggtgggagggggggggagggatcaGGGACCggtggcgaggaaggggtggtATAGGAAGATGTTTGGGGTTTTGCTGGTCGTAGGGGTGATAGTTGGGTTATCGGTTGGTTTGACCATCGGGTTGCGAAAACG AAACCAAACCTCCCAATCcgactccccctccccaacgaACCTCTTCCCCTCGGGGTCTTACACCTTCACTACTGCTCTTCtaaccaacacctccaccgcttGCCTCACCTTTCCGTCTCTGGCCACCGCCTGGCAGTGCTACACCTccccagaacaacaaccgcAACCACGCTTATTATCAACAGCGATATTCCGCTGGACGataaccccctccccgagaTCAGGCTAtaccatctcctccaccccattCCACACCACCGGTCCGCAATTCCAAAACCTGACACTGACACACCTCGATATTAACCAATACAACGAACGTTTTGTCTTTTCGCTTATCTACCCCAAGCCAGTCACTTTGTCGATTCCTACCAATGGAacagaagggggaggagaggagaggataCAATGCTGGTTTAACACTACTGTTTTGTCAGCGGCGATATACACCCGGCAGAGGGCGTCTTGGCCGGaggatttgggggaggttaTTCTGACGGAGATTacggggagggcggggaaggaaggggaggagagggtttggccttttttggtggaggttggggaggtgcaacaaggtggtgaggatggggaagggggtgtggTGCCGGATTGTTATAGGGatgtgaggggggttgatttgggggggttgtttggggggaatGATAATGGGACTGCTGGGG
- a CDS encoding uncharacterized protein (COG:G; EggNog:ENOG503NTZ8; CAZy:GH37), with the protein MVPPVHRGLVAGAALAIWATAVVATPQALWVNGSVVAPCDSPLYCQGDVLKAIQLAHPFSDSKTFVDMPTIKPLDEVLEAFKQLSLPLSNNTELQNFFRENFAPAGGELEEVPKEELETDPVFLERVADPVVREFVSKVIDIWPDLTRRYAGGSNNCTGCANSFIPINRTFVVAGGRFREPYYWDSYWILEGLLRTGGSFVDISKNIILNFLDLVDTIGFVPNGARAYYLNRSQPPVLSLMVKVYIEHTNDTSILERAVPLLIKEHEFWATNRTVEVEKNGKKYTLNRYFVNNNQPRPESYREDYITANNESYYAETGIIYPVKTPLNETEKEKVYANLASGAESGWDYSSRWLRTPLDAAEDKYFPLRSLNVLETIPVELNSILYQNEEIISCFLKQQGNETEAEKWAAQAKTRSQAMYDVMWNSTLWSYFDYNLTSASQNTFIPVDEDVRARETGPAPPGQQVSFQIGQLFPFWTGAAPNHLKNNPLAVQRAYARVAAMLEEKAGGIPSTNYFTGQQWDEPNVWPPLMHVLMEGLLKTPPTFGEDDSSYQAVQDLSLKLAQRYIDSTFCTWYATGGSTFETPKLQGLAPEAKGTMFEKYSDNATNVAGGGGEYEVVEGFGWTNGVAIWAADTFGDKLKRPDCGDIEAANVHARRGGGLLPPGFTKPDKRADKKEDQLEKRSRFAVELDTWDAQWVKKFAGNKGQKK; encoded by the exons ATGGTACCGCCGGTGCATCGCGGCCTCGTGGCAGGCGCTGCACTTGCGATCTGGGCAACCGCAGTCGTCGCCACCCCTCAGGCTCTTTGGGTAAACGGCTCGGTGGTCGCGCCTTGCGACTCGCCCTTGTACTGCCAGGGTGATGTTCTCAAGGCCATCCAGCTTGCCCATCCCTTTTCCGACTCCAAGACATTCGTCGACAT GCCCACTATCAAGCCTTTGGATGAAGTTTTGGAGGCCTTCAAGCAACTCTCTCTGCCCCTCAGCAATAATACTGAGCTGCAGAACTTCTTCCGCGAGAACTTTGCCCCGGCGGGTGGTGAGTTGGAAGAGGTTCCTAAGGAAGAACTCGAGACCGACCCTGTCTTCTTGGAGAGAGTCGCGGACCCGGTCGTCAGGGAGTTCGTGAGCAAGGTTATTGACATTTGGCCCGACCTCACAAGGCGATATGCGGGTGGTTCCAACAACTGCACAGGATGCGCCAATTCtttcatccccatcaaccgCACCTTTGTGGTTGCCGGTGGCCGGTTCCGTGAGCCGTACTACTGGGATTCCTACTGGATTCTGGAAGGTCTCCTGCGCACCGGTGGTTCCTTTGTGGACATTTCCAAGAACATCATCCTCAATTTCCTCGACCTGGTGGACACTATCGGCTTCGTTCCCAACGGTGCCAGGGCTTACTATCTGAACCGCAGTCAGCCACCTGTGCTCTCATTGATGGTCAAGGTGTACATCGAGCACACCAATGATACAAGCATTCTGGAGCGCGCAGTGCCACTTTTGATCAAGGAGCACGAGTTCTGGGCCACTAACCGGAcagttgaggttgagaagaatGGCAAGAAGTACACTCTCAACAG ATACttcgtcaacaacaaccagcccCGTCCCGAGTCCTACCGTGAGGACTACATTACAGCCAACAACGAGAGCTACTATGCCGAGACAGGTATAATATATCCTGTTAAAACGCCCCTCAACGAGaccgagaaagaaaaggtctaCGCCAACCTCGCAAGCGGTGCGGAATCTGGCTGGGACTACAGCTCTCGTTGGCTTCGCACGCCTCTCGACGCAGCCGAGGACAAGTACTTCCCTCTCCGTTCTCTCAACGTGCTTGAGACTATTCCCGTCGAGTTGAACTCGATTCTCTACCAGAACGAGGAGATCATCTCTTGCTTCCTCAAGCAGCAGGGCAACGAGACCGAAGCCGAGAAGTGGGCTGCCCAGGCGAAGACTAGAAGCCAGGCCATGTACGACGTCATGTGGAACTCAACCCTGTGGTCGTACTTTGACTACAATCTCACATCTGCCTCGCAAAACACCTTCATTCCAGTCGATGAGGATGTCAGAGCTAGGGAGACTGGCCCGGCACCTCCTGGACAGCAGGTTTCGTTCCAGATTGGCCAACTGTTCCCGTTCTGGACAGGCGCGgcccccaaccacctcaagAACAACCCCTTGGCGGTTCAAAGGGCCTATGCAAGAGTTGCGGCGATgctcgaggagaaggccggcGGGATCCCTTCCACAAACTATTTTACTGGACAGCAGTGGGACGAACCTAATGTCTGGCCTCCCTTGATGCACGTCTTGATGGAGGGCCTTCTCAAGACACCACCTAcctttggcgaggatgattCCTCATACCAGGCCGTTCAGGACCTGAGCTTGAAGCTCGCGCAACGCTACATCGACTCCACTTTCTGCACCTGGTATGCCACCGGTGGCTCAACCTTCGAGACGCCCAAGCTTCAAGGCCTAGCCCCAGAGGCGAAGGGAACCATGTTTGAGAAGTACAGCGACAACGCCACGAATGTGGCTGGTGGGGGTGGCGAATATGAGGTTGTCGAAGGGTTCGGCTGGACCAACGGCGTAGCTATCTGGGCAGCTGATACTTTTGGCGACAAGCTCAAGAGGCCAGACTGCGGTGATATCGAGGCAGCTAACGTCCATGCTAGGAGAGGCGGCGGTCTTCTGCCTCCAGGATTCACCAAGCCTGACAAGAGAGccgacaagaaggaggatcAGCTCGAGAAGAGAAGCAGGTTCGCCGTCGAACTTGACACGTGGGATGCCCAGTGGGTGAAGAAGTTTGCAGGCAACAAGGGCCAGAAAAAGTAG
- a CDS encoding uncharacterized protein (COG:E; EggNog:ENOG503NWDM), translating into MHGKIMRLWLPAPSSLTGELRAYLTRGVKAASPLLTRSTSRSLTQSSRRCLTSTPSSKLKMSLANANAEQGNGPKQNAWVGSAGAAGYDLRSDTMTTPTASMLTAIQNCTLFDDVFQEDPTTIDLEAHCAALTGKEAGLFVLSGTMGNQLALRSLLTQPPHGLVCDYRSHIVKYEAGGVSALTGATVKTIAPKNGIYLSLEDIKANVYLDDDVHTCPTRLISLENTLNGMIMPLQEVQRISAFAKENGLKMHCDGARLWEAAASGAGSLKEFASCFDTVTLCFSKGLGAPIGSVLVGDKKVIKHSRWVRKSIGGGLRQSGVVTAAARVAVDETFGKGPNGEGGLLRDTHILAQQVAQIWTDLGGQLIHPVHTNMVWLDLEDANCPDARVDELGKEAGLKLMGGRLVIHYQIYQNREFVVPRLESIFKTIMGEKNGNSKGLKGQEGERSMYRTSQ; encoded by the exons ATGCACGGAAAAATAATGCGACTTTGGTTaccggcaccctcctccttgacgggTGAGCTCCGGGCATACCTTACCAGAGGGGTAAAAGCAGCTTCTCCACTTCTTACAAGATCAACCTCTCGATCTTTGACTCAATCAAGCCGTCGGTGTctcacatcaacaccatcctcaaaGTTGAAGATGTCATTGGCAAATGCAAATGCTGAGCAGGGAAATGGTCCTAAACAAAATGCCTGGGTTGGAAGTGCCGGGGCAGCTGGCTATGATTTGAGAA GCGATACGATGACAACACCCACAGCCTCCATGCTTACTGCTATTCAGAACTGCACACTGTTTGATGATGTCTTCCAGGAGGACCCAACTACTATCGATCTGGAAGCTCACTGTGCTGCCTTGACTGGCAAAGAGGCTGGTCTTTTTGTCCTGTCCGGGACCATGGGTAACCAGCTAGCTTTGAGATCTCTTTTGACTCAGCCGCCACATGGCTTGGTGTGTGACTACCGTTCCCATATTGTTAAGTATGAGGCTGGAGG CGTCTCCGCCCTGACAGGTGCCACAGTCAAGACAATCGCACCAAAAAATGGCATCTATCTGTCACTGGAAGACATCAAGGCCAATGTCTACCTAGATGATGACGTACACACCTGTCCAACTCGTCTCATCAGCCTAGAGAATACTCTCAACGGCATGATCATGCCACTCCAGGAAGTCCAACGCATCTCTGCTTTCGCAAAAGAAAATGGGCTCAAAATGCACTGTGATGGAGCACGACTATGGGAGGCTGCGGCTTCCGGTGCAGGAAGCCTGAAGGAATTTGCTTCATGTTTCGACACTGTTACACTGTGTTTCTCCAAAGGCCTCGGCGCCCCTATTGGCAGCGTCCTCGTCGGAGACAAGAAGGTTATCAAGCATTCCCGCTGGGTAAGGAAATCAATTGGCGGCGGGCTTCGACAGTCTGGAGTCGTCACGGCAGCAGCCCGGGTTGCCGTTGACGAGACGTTTGGGAAAGGACCAAATGGTGAAGGGGGCTTGCTGCGGGATACGCATATTTTGGCACAGCAGGTTGCCCAAATCTGGACTGATCTCGGCGGTCAGCTTATCCATCCGGTACATACCAACATGGTCTGGCTTGATCTTGAAGATGCCAACTGTCCAGACGCCCGGGTTGATGAGCTTGGAAAGGAGGCTGGCTTGAAGCTCATGGGGGGGAGACTGGTGATACACTATCAAATCTACCAGAACCGCGAGTTTGTTGTTCCTCGTCTAGAATCCATCTTCAAGACAATTATGGGAGAGAAGAATGGAAACAGCAAGGGCTTGAAGgggcaagaaggagaaaggtCCATGTATCGGACATCGCAGTAA
- a CDS encoding uncharacterized protein (EggNog:ENOG503P19N; COG:L), producing the protein MSEFDREMRRRLWGVLYMWDFALGSMLSRPLLVNHADCTFVMPTLALEFDPERPNQPSPFGHMNLHCQLCLAMAAEFAPRADGKVDEADQARRLRDVVYKWYEDLPKEYSRTNPDTQWDEEFDWVVFQRRYLHLIGYMSLFSPLKAFVTRNSGKPLTKLESELRAAGVQAGLDLMDVSWSFFENMVSAGAKFHYAIFCIFDATTVMCSAFVHDEARTLPQRETVLEAITKGLHMLEKSYAESKTTAALYRILKGLIINLPLSPQEKGVIGAPKRNKRTNVNQTGDSTAAGSSNNALARRILSDRISEGVAQGSNTDGTLVESQLGSNSSQLGSNGSVSVVSSSSNNIPSPEVPLRSNAPIPSANGQVFHGYQPMDNPPFSNGHDHLSHMHAPNMQPSPYYGTVDQFMPSSAGMVPSNGYLVTDSFVPNSGFVSSNDLQFSNDHHIFHSGPPDPLGYTQPAWEPAPDANPNFGLLQGAIQEVSEDAVPAVPSVLEYWDWQQLDLGNPGYWGNQQPPRM; encoded by the exons ATGTCCGAGTTTGACCGTGAGATGAGAAGGCGTCTTTGGGGCGTCCTCTACATGTGGGATTT TGCCCTTGGCTCCATGCTCTCACGCCCCCTCCTTGTCAACCATGCCGATTGCACTTTCGTAATGCCAACTCTGGCCCTCGAATTTGATCCCGAGCGGCCCAACCAGCCATCGCCCTTCGGTCATATGAATTTGCATTGCCAGCTGTGTCTTGCCATGGCAGCCGAGTTTGCTCCTCGCGCCGATGGAAAAGTGGATGAGGCCGACCAGGCCAGAAGACTGCGCGATGTCGTCTATAAGTGGTACGAGGATCTTCCCAAAGAGTACTCCCGCACGAATCCCGACACCCAGTGGGATGAGGAGTTTGATTGGGTTGTCTTCCAGCGCCGGTATCTCCATCTGATAGGATACATGTCTCTCTTCAGCCCATTGAAGGCATTCGTCACCCGAAATTCTGGCAAGCCTCTGACGAAGCTTGAATCCGAGCTGCGCGCGGCTGGTGTCCAAGCCGGCCTCGATCTGATGGATGTGTCGTGGAGCTTCTTTGAGAACATGGTTTCAGCCGGTGCAAAGTTCCACTATGCCATCTTTTGCATCTTTGATGCCACGACGGTCATGTGCTCTGCTTTTGTCCACGATGAGGCCCGCACTCTACCACAGCGCGAGACGGTGCTCGAAGCTATCACCAAGGGTCTCCACATGCTCGAGAAGTCATACGCCGAGTCCAAGACAACGGCAGCCCTGTATCGTATTCTCAAgggcctcatcatcaacctgcCGCTCAGCCCTCAAGAAAAGGGAGTAATCGGAGCTCCGAAACGCAACAAGCGCACAAATGTCAACCAGACAGGCGACAGTACAGCTGCCGGCTCATCGAACAATGCTTTGGCTAGAAGAATTCTTTCTGATCGTATCTCCGAGGGCGTAGCTCAAGGATCGAATACCGATGGGACACTGGTCGAATCTCAGCTCGGCTCAAATAGCTCTCAACTCGGTTCGAATGGCTCGGTATCGGTggtgtcgtcgtcatcgaaCAACATTCCTTCACCCGAGGTTCCGTTGCGCTCAaacgcccccatcccctctgCGAATGGACAGGTTTTCCATGGCTATCAGCCAATGGATAACCCACCATTTTCCAACGGCCATGATCACTTGAGCCATATGCATGCACCAAACATGCAGCCCTCGCCATACTATGGCACAGTCGACCAATTCATGCCCTCAAGCGCAGGCATGGTTCCTTCGAATGGATATTTGGTGACCGACAGCTTCGTACCCAACAGTGGCTTTGTGTCATCGAATGACCTCCAGTTCAGCAATGACCATCATATCTTCCACTCCGGGCCGCCTGACCCCCTTGGCTACACCCAGCCCGCGTGGGAACCGGCCCCTGATGCCAATCCAAACTTCGGTCTACTCCAAGGAGCGATCCAGGAGGTATCGGAGGATGCGGTGCCTGCTGTGCCCAGTGTGTTGGAGTATTGGGACTGGCAGCAACTTGATCTTGGAAACCCTGGGTATTGGGGGAACCAACAGCCGCCACGGATGTGA
- a CDS encoding uncharacterized protein (EggNog:ENOG503P19N; COG:L), translating to MSAATAAAVSCVECQRRKQKVKSGESTLATARAALESDRWIFPCNHCLKRGVSHLCRFVSKGVGSKSSKEDTVLNDNQLRTSKKRSLDSPDYGEVFDGDADFDNQHSAAEVSDALNALGYMPHDHHLVLGNGSGPKPGKDVVEDEAEPSEELKAALESMPAKPYTDCLVDNWLNGANHHYYALYPSEFRTQYDGWWATPPNKVSPELTSLILRVCACSLHFIIDDSVKERLETELKADAVTFAQRMHNAADKLSTSIAPGKGGLIHVQQLFLTAFWYKSAEKWTEAWHALSRAIRAANEIGNLPLG from the exons ATGAGCGCAGCCACAGCTGCGGCGGTGTCGTGCGTTGAGTGCCAAAGGCGAAAGCAAAAGGTAAAGTCTGGTGAAAGCACCCTCGCAACGGCCCGCGCTGCATTAGAGTCGGATCGTTGGATC TTCCCCTGCAATCATTGCCTGAAGCGAGGAGTCTCGCACCTCTGCCGCTTTGTATCCAAAGGGGTCGGTTCCAAGTCAAGCAAAGAGGATACTGTTCTCAACGACAACCAGCTAAG AACATCGAAGAAGCGGAGTTTAGACAGCCCAGACTACGGTGAGGTTTTTGACGGAGACGCAGACTTTGACAATCAACACTCTGCGGCTGAAGTCAGCGATGCTCTGAATGCCCTCGGCTACATGCCTCATGACCATCATCTGGTCCTTGGCAATGGAAGCGGCCCCAAA CCAGGTAAGGATGTTGTCGAGGATGAAGCTGAGCCGTCCGAAGAACTCAAGGCTGCCCTTGAGTCCATGCCTGCAAAGCCCTACACCGATTGCCTTGTCGACAATTGGCTCAACGGTGCCAACCACCACTACTA TGCCCTCTACCCGTCCGAGTTCCGAACCCAATATGATGGCTGGTGGGCAACTCCGCCGAACAAGGTCTCGCCAGAGCTTACCAGCTTGATTCTGCGTGTTTGTGCATGCTCGCTGCATTTCATCATCGATGATAGTGTCAAAGAAAGGCTCGAAACCGAACTGAAGGCCGACGCCGTGACATTCGCCCAACGCATGCACAACGCGGCCGACAAGCTCAGCACAAGCATAGCGCCAGGAAAGGGTGGTCTGATTCACGTCCAGCAGCTCTTTTTGACAGCGTTCTGGTACAAGTCGGCAGAGAAGTGGACTGAAGCATGGCACGCCCTGAGCAGAGCGATTCGTGCTGCCAACGAGATTGGTAATCTTCCCCTCGGCTGA
- a CDS encoding uncharacterized protein (EggNog:ENOG50KOG2101; COG:I): MASENEHRAQAQHEPAQAAILDSNKSESLANMSVATNGQTPPRRNPLFDDDDGDDVTSITSSSNHDTVSPTVTSPPYWHSTSHPPNHPASNGLRPLSTASIESVLPPGAITLQDNESDLPSSHFPSTSPTTPQDRNRSCWARSVTITDYITINTSSTNIGAFTVWNISVETLEGPRINIRKRYSEFDDLRKKLIMTFPGFEAAVPELPPKSLVKRFKTGFLEKRRGGLQYFLNCILLNPEFSGAPVVREFLFS; the protein is encoded by the coding sequence ATGGCATCCGAGAACGAGCACCGCGCCCAGGCGCAACATGAGCCGGCGCAAGCAGCAATACTCGACAGCAATAAATCCGAATCGCTAGCAAACATGTCTGTGGCAACCAACGGCCAAACACCTCCCCGACGTAACCCCCTattcgacgacgacgatggcgacGATGTAACCTCCAtaacctcctcttccaaccaCGACACCGTCTCCCCGACTGTAACCTCCCCTCCATACTGGCACTCaacatcccaccccccaaaccaccctgCCTCGAACGGTCTCCGCCCTTTatccaccgcctccatcGAATCCGTCCTCCCACCCGGGGCGATAACCCTCCAAGACAACGAATccgacctcccctcctcccacttcccaTCCACATCCCCAACCACGCCCCAAGACCGCAACCGCTCCTGCTGGGCGAGATCGGTGACAATAACGGATTACATCACGATCAACACTTCCTCGACCAACATCGGGGCTTTCACAGTCTGGAATATTTCGGTAGAGACGCTAGAAGGGCCGAGGATAAATATTAGGAAGCGATACAGCGAGTTTGATGATTTGAGAAAAAAGTTGATCATGACATTTCCTGGGTTTGAGGCTGCGGTGCCGGAGTTGCCGCCGAAGAGTTTGGTCAAGAGGTTTAAGACTGGGTttttggagaagaggaggggggggctgCAGTACTTTTTGAATTGTATACTGTTGAATCCTGAGTTTAGTGgggcgccggtggtgagggagttttTGTTTAGTTGA